The following coding sequences lie in one Saimiri boliviensis isolate mSaiBol1 chromosome 6, mSaiBol1.pri, whole genome shotgun sequence genomic window:
- the TPBGL gene encoding trophoblast glycoprotein-like yields MAPRAGQPGFQGLLIVAAALSQPAAPCPFQCYCFGGPKVLLRCASGAELRQPPQDVPPDARNLTIVGANLTVLRAAAFAGGDADGDGDQAGGVRLPLLSALRLTHNHIEVVEDGAFDGLPSLTALDLSHNPLRALGGGAFRGLPALRSLQLNYALVRGGPALLAALDVALAPLAELRLLGLAGNALSRLPPSALRLARLEQLDVRFNALAGLGPDELRGLERDGGLSGPRLLLADNPLRCGCAARPLLAWLHNATERVPDARRLRCAAPRALLDRPLLDLDGARLRCADSGADARGEEAEAAGPELEASYVFFGLVLALIGLIFLMVLYLNRRGIQRWMRNLREACRDQMEGYHYRYEQDADPRRAPAPAAPAGSRATSPGSGL; encoded by the coding sequence ATGGCCCCGCGCGCGGGACAGCCGGGGTTCCAGGGACTGCTGATCGTGGCGGCGGCGCTGAGCCAGCCCGCGGCACCCTGTCCCTTCCAGTGCTACTGCTTCGGCGGCCCCAAGGTGCTGCTGCGCTGCGCGTCGGGCGCCGAGCTCCGCCAGCCTCCACAGGACGTGCCGCCCGACGCGCGCAACCTCACCATCGTGGGCGCCAACCTGACGGTGCTGCGCGCGGCCGCCTTCGCCGGCGGGGACGCGGACGGGGACGGAGACCAGGCGGGCGGCGTGCGCCTGCCGCTCCTGAGCGCGCTGCGCCTCACGCACAACCACATCGAGGTGGTGGAGGACGGCGCCTTCGACGGGCTGCCCAGCCTGACAGCGCTCGACCTCAGCCACAACCCGCTGCGCGCCCTGGGCGGCGGCGCCTTCCGCGGGCTGCCCGCGCTGCGCTCGCTGCAGCTCAACTACGCGCTGGTGCGGGGCGGCCCCGCGCTGCTGGCCGCGCTGGACGTCGCGCTGGCCCCGCTGGCCGAGCTTCGCCTGCTGGGCCTGGCGGGCAACGCGCTCAGCCGCCTTCCGCCCTCCGCGCTGCGCCTGGCGCGCCTGGAGCAGCTAGACGTGCGCTTCAACGCGCTGGCCGGCCTGGGCCCCGACGAGCTGCGCGGGCTGGAGCGCGATGGCGGCCTCTCCGGGCCGCGCCTGCTGCTCGCCGACAACCCCCTGCGCTGCGGCTGTGCCGCGCGCCCCCTGCTGGCCTGGCTGCACAACGCCACGGAGCGCGTGCCTGACGCGCGGCGCCTGCGCTGCGCCGCTCCGCGGGCGCTCCTGGACCGGCCGCTGCTGGACCTGGACGGGGCGCGGCTGCGCTGCGCGGACAGCGGCGCCGACGCTCGCGGGGAGGAGGCCGAGGCCGCCGGCCCGGAATTGGAAGCCTCCTACGTGTTCTTCGGGCTGGTGCTGGCGCTCATCGGCCTCATCTTCCTCATGGTGCTCTACCTAAACCGCCGCGGCATCCAGCGCTGGATGCGCAACCTGCGCGAGGCGTGCCGGGACCAGATGGAGGGCTACCACTACCGCTACGAGCAGGACGCAGACCCGCGCCGCGCGCCCGCGCCCGCCGCGCCCGCCGGCTCCCGCGCCACCTCCCCGGGCTCTGGGCTCTGA